One segment of Eretmochelys imbricata isolate rEreImb1 chromosome 5, rEreImb1.hap1, whole genome shotgun sequence DNA contains the following:
- the SLC25A51 gene encoding mitochondrial nicotinamide adenine dinucleotide transporter SLC25A51: MMDSEDLVLTSSKQDIAHHIVKVSSGKHYFCGYCAAFTNIAITFPIQKVLFRQQLYGVRVRDAVCQLQNDGIRNLYRGLLPPLMQKTTTLALMFGLYQDFSSLLQRHTNAPELVTCSVAAVLAGTTEALLTPFERVQTLLQDYKHHDRFTNTYQAFKVLKDYGIKEYYRGLVPILIRNGPSNVLFFGLRGPIKQCLPEATSYSAHLVNDFICGGLLGAMLGFLFFPMNVVKARMQSQIGGEFQSFPKVFMKIWLERDRKLTRLFRGAHLNYHRSIISWGIINATYEFLLKLL; this comes from the coding sequence ATGATGGATTCAGAAGATCTTGTCCTAACAAGTTCAAAGCAAGATATTGCTCATCACATTGTAAAAGTTAGCTCGGGTAAACATTATTTTTGTGGATATTGTGCAGCTTTCACCAATATAGCAATCACCTTTCCCATCCAGAAGGTCCTCTTTCGACAACAACTGTATGGAGTGAGAGTAAGGGATGCAGTGTGTCAGTTACAGAACGATGGAATCCGAAACCTGTACCGTGGTCTCCTCCCTCCATTAATGCAGAAAACTACAACTCTTGCCCTGATGTTTGGCTTGTATCAGGatttctcctccctgctccagagGCACACAAATGCACCTGAACTTGTGACTTGCAGTGTGGCAGCAGTGCTTGCAGGAACCACAGAAGCTCTTCTTACACCTTTTGAGCGGGTCCAGACTTTGCTTCAGGACTACAAACATCATGACAGATTTACAAACACTTACCAGGCTTTCAAGGTGCTAAAAGACTATGGAATTAAAGAATATTATCGGGGTTTGGTACCTATTCTGATCCGAAATGGACCGAGTAATGTACTCTTTTTTGGTCTGCGAGGACCCATCAAGCAGTGTCTGCCCGAAGCAACTTCTTATAGTGCTCATTTGGTCAATGACTTTATCTGTGGAGGGCTGTTGGGTGCCATGTTGGGATTCTTGTTTTTCCCAATGAATGTTGTAAAAGCTCGCATGCAATCTCAAATTGGTGGGGAATTTCAGTCTTTTCCAAAAGTTTTCATGAAGATTTGGCTGGAACGTGATAGAAAACTGACACGTCTTTTCAGAGGAGCTCATCTGAATTACCATCGCTCTATTATATCCTGGGGCATAATCAATGCAACATATGAATTCTTGCTtaagttattatga